Genomic DNA from Desulfatiglans sp.:
TGTTCAGGCCTGTACCTGGTATCTCCATAGTCAAGATCAGAGAGCCTTGACTCTGATGTAAAAAGCACCTTTGGCTTGCAGTCAAAAAGTATCTTCAGGAATTCATTTTTTGTTAAACGGTACGAGAAGGTTACTGCAACAGCGCCGCATTTAAGGGTCCCAAAATACAGGGCAACCCAGTCATAACTGTTAGGGGCGCAAAAACCAACATAGTCTCCGGGCTGCACGCCCAGCTCAACCAGTTTTGATGCAAGCCTTGTGGCGTACTCATTAAACTCCCTGTAGGTATAAACCCTGTCATCCTCTATTATCGCACTCTTATCAGGGAAAAAACATGCTGAATCCTCAAGAATAGTAGCTAGATTCACTGATATTCTCCTTCAGTCTTTTTAAGATTTCCTGCTCATATAGTATAATGAATTTAAAAATTCAAGATAAGCAGATAGCCTTAAGCGTGGCTTTTTTCTTGTTGTTATTTACATGTTTAATTAAAAAAAGTCGAGTATTATCCATTAGTTTTTAGATTTTTATGGAAGGCATACTTAAAAATGGGTTTATATTTCTATGTTTAAAACTTGCTAGACTGTTCAGGGTGAAAATAAAGGGTTTAACAGAGGTAATTACAAATCCTCCTCAACCGGGTATTCATAATTCTGAAATGTCCTGGCAATCATGATGTCCATAGACTTGAGCCTCTTCCCCTGCTGGTTAATGCGTTCAAAAATCCTGCTCACATCTGAGGTTGAATACCCGTACAGGGTAGTAACAGGCAGGCAGTAATTTATAAATACATTTTTCAACTGTAAGAGACCTTTTTTAATCTGTCCGGTGCAGTTATCCTTTTCTGTGAGGCCTTCCATAATGGCTGTGCCTTCAATGAAAATATCATGAAGTGATAAGAGAAAATCCTTGCCCGTCTCTCTCTTCCTGCGCATGTACTCCCCTGCAAAAAAGAATTTCATGTTGTAACCGTCATAAAAAAGGCGGTGATCAAAATTTGCCCGCTCCTTTACCATGATATTTTCTTTATGCATGGACATGAGCATGGAGGTTGCCCTCTGCTGCCCGTCCAGGATATAGACATATCTTTTTGATTTAGTCGCCTCATCATAATGTATTGCGCCGCCAGGGCGTCTGTGGATATTAAGCCTTGTGCCTGTTTCCCAGCACAGTATGTTGCCTATGGGGTAAAACCTGTAAATGCTCTCCCACAGGCTAATGATATCATCCTGCCCCCATACAAACTCCCGCTGAAATGAAGGGATCAGGATAAGGCCTTCTGACAGTTTATTCACAAAATCGATAATCCCGGTATCTATGGTTTTTATTGTTTTTGTCATTTGAATCATATTTATTATGCTTTATTTATTCTGATAATTACAATAAAACCCTTTATTCATCAACCAAATATACCATAAATAGCGGGAGATAAAGCGCTCGTAACATGAACTATCAGGAACTACTCAGGGAAAACAACAGGTTAAAAAATGAGGTGGAACGATTAACCTCGGAAAACAAGAGATTAAGGCTGTTAATCGATGAAGAGGCTCAAAGTACCATTAATATAAAAAGAGATAATCTAAACAATCAACCAGCCCCTGTTATTCTACATCCGGAAAACGCCTCCCACCCTGAAGTAACTAACCATTCAGACACCCAATCAAAGATCAATTTATTCATGTCGCTCTTTAAAGGCCGTGATGATGTTTATGCGACACGATGGGAAAACAAAAAGAGAACAGGATCAGGATATTCACCTGTCTGCCTGAATCAATGGCATAAGGATTTATGTGGCAAACCAAAAACCCCATGCTCCAAATGCAAAAACAGTTCATATGCGCCTTTAAATGAAAGGGTGATAGAGGATCACCTGCGGGGAATTATCGTTGCAGGGGTTTATCCCATGATGCAGGATGAAACATGTTTTTTTCTTGCAATAGGTTTTGATAAGGAAGGATGGCAAAAAGATATATCCATTGTAAGGGATGCCTGCAAAGAGTTTAATATACCTGTAGCCGTTGAACGCTCCCGGTCAGGTAA
This window encodes:
- a CDS encoding DUF262 domain-containing protein, producing MIQMTKTIKTIDTGIIDFVNKLSEGLILIPSFQREFVWGQDDIISLWESIYRFYPIGNILCWETGTRLNIHRRPGGAIHYDEATKSKRYVYILDGQQRATSMLMSMHKENIMVKERANFDHRLFYDGYNMKFFFAGEYMRRKRETGKDFLLSLHDIFIEGTAIMEGLTEKDNCTGQIKKGLLQLKNVFINYCLPVTTLYGYSTSDVSRIFERINQQGKRLKSMDIMIARTFQNYEYPVEEDL